In the genome of Acaryochloris sp. CCMEE 5410, the window CTTCCACTCGCAGGGCCACGTTGGTTTCCAGCTCCCGCATCAAGCGATCGCGGATTTGTCTCGAAGTTACAAAGTCTCCTTCCTGGCCCGCGAAGGGAGAGTCATTGACGCAGAAGGTCATTTGCAGGGTGGGTTCGTCCACCTTAATCAGGGGAAGTGCCTGGGGTTCATTGGGGCAGGTAATAGTTTCACCGATATTGGCATTGGCAAACCCTGCGATCGCAACCAGGTTACCGGCAGAAGCAGTCTCTAATTCAACTCTGCTTAATCCTTCAAAGCCCATCAATTTACTGATTTTAGCCTTGACCATCTCGCCATGTTCATTGATTAAGGCGGCCTGCTGCCCCATATTGATCGTGCCGTTATGAATTTTACCAATCACGATCCGGCCTAAATAATCGGAATAGTCCAGGGTGGTAACCTGAAGCTGCAAGGGCTTCTCAGGATCCCCGACTGGGGGTGGAACATGGTGGAGGAAAGACTCGAACAGCGGTTTCATATCCTCGCCAGGGGCGTCTAAATCTTCCTTGGCATAACCATCCAGGCCAGACGCGAATAGGTAAGGGAAATCGCACTGATCATCATCTGCCCCTAGTTCAATAAAGAGATCGAGAACCTTGTCTACTGCACCATGAGGGTCGGCTTGAGGACGGTCAATCTTATTCACGAGCACAATCGGTCGCAAGCCTTTTTCCAAGGCTTTTTTCAACACAAATCGAGTTTGGGGCATGGGGCCTTCGTTGGCATCCACAATCAGCAGACAGCCATCCACCATGCCTAACACCCGTTCCACTTCCCCGCCAAAGTCAGCGTGTCCTGGCGTATCAACAATATTAATCAGGGTCTCTTTGTAGGTAACCGCTGTATTCTTGGACAAAATGGTAATGCCCCGTTCCCGCTCTAAATCGTTAGAGTCCATTACGCAATCGGGAACATCCTCTCCTTCACGGAAGGTGCCGGCTTGCTTCAGTAGGGCATCAACGAGGGTCGTTTTGCCGTGATCAACGTGGGCAATAATGGCGACGTTACGAATCGGAAGGAGCGTCATACTAGGTTCCAAAGATACAGATGTTGGATCAACTTCGGTTTTGCAAATCTGAAAGAATACTTTCGGCCAGACTCGGAAAAACTTTAATTTTATTTAACAATTTTAGACTGATTCTGCCCAAATCAGTGGAGTGATGATCAAGTCACCCCGGCAAATGGCGTTAAAAAAGGCTATGAAGAGGGTAGAAATGGGCAGTCTAGAGGCAGTGAGTGATGGCTATTCGTTCTGTGAATTCTTCAACCACCTCAAGCGTTACCCCTGCCGAACTGACCTTGTTTAATCGGCTGACAACGCCTGTCTGGATCTTTGATATTGAGCAGATGCGGATGTGGTGGGCAAATACAGCTGCCCTAACGTTGTGGAATGCTGACAGTTTAGAAGAACTGCTTAATCGAGATTGGAGTGATTATTCAGAAGCAACCGAGATTCGATTACAGTCCTATCTGGATAAATTTCGACAGGGAGACTCTGTCACGGAGCAGTGGACTTTTTACCCCAAGGGGGGGGCTGCGGTTTCTGTTCGCTGTATTTTTTCAGGCATTGCAATCGAATCTGGCCGCCTGGCAATGCTATCCGAAGGGATCTCTGACGCGCTAGAACAAGTGGATGTCGATAGTCTCTGTTCCTTAGAAGCCTTGCGACATACCACCGTCATGATCTCCCTTTACGATCTGGAGGGGCATGCGATTCTTCAAAATCCTGCGGCCTTGCAATGCTATGGAGATGAAGTCCGCTTTGGATCAGAACAGACGTTCAACCGTCGTTTTAAGGATCCCAACCTTGCCCATCAAGCCCTGTCAGCGGTTAAAGCGGAAGAGGTTTTCAGTGTTGAAGTTCAGGTTCAAACCCTACAGGGGATGGAGTGGCATGGTATTGATGTGCGCGGCACGCAAAATCCACGCACGGGAGAGCTAGCCATTCTCGTTAACGAGCACAATATTAGCGATCGTAAACGGGCAGAAATCGCCCTGAACCAGCTATTACGCCAAGAACAACAGCGAACCTTTGAGCAGCTCCAACAAACCCAAACGGATCTTCATGAGTCTCAGCGTTTGTTGCAATTGATTTTGGATACGATTCCCCAATCTATCTTTTGGAAAGACCGCCAGTCCACCTACCTTGGGTGCAACCTTGCCTTTGCCAAAGATGCAGGGCTATTGGCTCCCCACCAGATTGTGGGATTGACGGATTATGACTTGCCTTGGTTAAAGGAAGAAGCCGATTGGTATCGACAGTGCGATCGCAAGATCATGGAGACAGTTGAGCCAGAAGATCGAATCGTCGAGACCCAGATCCAAGCCGATGGTCGGCAAATTTGGATAGAGACCAGCAAACTCCCCCTTTTAAACAGCACACAAGAAGTCGTTGGCATTCTGGGATTTTACGAAGACATCACAGAACGGGAACAATCCAAAGAAGCCTTACAACTGGTTTTAGAAGGGACAGCCACAAAGGTAGGGGAAGCCTTCTTTCGCACCTGCACCCGAGCCTTAGCTGATACCTTAAATGTCCGCTATGCCATGATTACAGAGCTCATCGGTATTACGAAAGATCGAGTCCGCACCCTAGCCTTCTGGCAGGGGGATATCTTCGGCGAGAATTTCGAATATCCCCTAGAAGAAACGCCCTGTAAAGATGTGATTGCCGGAGAAGCCTGCATCTATAAAGATTCAGTTCAACAGCATTTCCCCAATGACGCGGATCTAGTGATGTTGGAAGCAGAAAGCTATTTTGGCCTGCCAATTTTAAATATGTCAGGGCAAGTTTTGGGCCACATCGCCGTGCTGGATACCACTCCACTCAAAGACATATCCCAGTATGAAATGATCTTGCAGATTTTTGCAGCCCGAGCAGCGGCAGAAATCGAACGCCAGCAAGCACAACAAGCCCTCGAAAGACAGCTCTACCATGCCAATCTCCTGGGCCAAATTACCCGCGACATACGTCAAAGCTTAGATGCCCAAAAGATCCTCGACACCGCCGTCCGTCACATTGGCCAAATATTCAAAGTCAGTCGTTGTCATATTCATATCTATACTCGCAATCCCACCCCTCGACTCAAGGTCGTCGCCGAGTATTTAGCAGCAGACATGCCATCCCTTCTAGGGCAAGATATTCCCGTCCTGAATACCCCCTACATTCAACAACTATTGTCTGTTGATCAAGCACTTCCTTCTACCCATGTGGCCACGGATACGACCCTGCATGAATTGCGGTCGCTCCTTACCGAAGCTGGGTTACTTTCGATCTTGTCGATTCGAACGTCCTACTTAGATGAAGCCAATGGAGTCATTGTCCTCAGCCAATGCGATCGCACGCGAGATTGGACCGCCGAAGAAATCAGCCTACTAGAAACCGTCGCCGGTCAGGTGGGCATCGCCCTGGCTCAAGCGAACTTACTCGAACGGGAAAAACATCAACGGCAACAGTTGATTCTTCATTACCAACAGCTACAGCAGGAAATTAAAGAGCGACAACAGGCAGAACAGGAGCTAGAACTCGCCAAATATAGCCTCGACAAAGCCAAAGATAGTATTTACCTTTTAGATTCCACCGGAAAATTTCTCTATGCCAATGATCGAGCCTGCCATCAATTAGAGTATTCTCCAACCGAAATTTTAACGAAGCGGTTTGGGGATATTGCCCCTTGGATCACCCCCCAGAAGCTTGAGTTGCTTTTGAAAGAAATTAAGGACAATCAATCCATTACGTTAGAGGGGGTTCACAGAACTAAATCAGGTCAGATTATTCCAGTAGAAATTACCTCCACTTACTTTCAATTTCAAGGAGAAGATCGCTTTAGTGCAGTCTCTCGCGATATCACGGAACGAAAACAAGCTGCCCTTGCCTTAGAGCGGCAAATTCAGAGAGAAACCCTGTTAAGGAAGCTAACTGCCGATATTCGTCAAAGTCTCGACACCCAAAAAATCTTCACCACCGCCGTTCAAATGATCGGTGAAGTATTCAATGTCAGTCGCTGCCATATCCATAGCTATACATTGGGTCCTATAGAAGAATTTCCAATTGTCGCTGAATACCTACAGCCAGGGTGTGATTCCATGTGGGGCACCACCATACAGGCCAATCAGCTTGCCCATATCCAACAGATGCTCTCCCAGGAAAAAGCGCTACTGACGCCTAATGTTTATACCGATCCCCTTATTTACCCTTCCCTAGAAAATCGCTCTACTCAGCTCAAATCTATCCTTGCCGTTCGCACCTCCTATCAAGGGCAACCCAATGGCGCAATTGTGCTGCAGCATTGTCAACAGAACTTGAATCGTCAAGACTTTTTGCAACTCCCTATTGCCGAGCAGAATGACATGCTGCGTCAATGGACCACCGATGAAGTTGAACTCATCGAAGCCTTGGCCAACCAAGTGGGCATTGCCTTGGCCCATGCCAAATTATTGGAGCAAGAAAAACAGCAAAGTCACAAGCTATCTGAGCAAAATCATGAATTATTAGTAGCTAAACGAGAAGCCGAATTTGCGAACCAAGCCAAGAGTGAATTCCTCGCTAATATGAGCCATGAACTGCGCACTCCTTTGAATGGCATTTTGGGGTATGCCCAAATTCTACAGCGGTCTGCATCCCTTAGCCCCAAGGACCACAAGGGGATCCAAGTGATGCACCAATGTGGGCAGCATTTGCTAACCCTAATTGAAGATTTATTAGACCTCTCTAAAATTGAAGCGCAACGCATGGAGTTGCATCCTGACTCTTTCCATTTTCATGAGTTTCTGACTGGTATCTCTGAACTCTGCAAAATTAAGGCACAGCAGAAAGGACTTGAGCTGATCACCCAGTTTGCCCCCAACCTCCCCCAAGGCGTTTATGCAGATGAACAACGATTACGACAAATTTTGCTCAACATTCTCGGAAATGCGGTGAAATTCACCGATAGCGGGAATGTAACCTTCAAAGTGGCAATAACCCCCCGTCCCCTTCCATCTATCAGTCAAGAAGATGATCTTCCCCATGGAGAAACCATTCAATCGATTGTTTTCCAAGTCAGTGACACCGGAATTGGCATTGTAGCTCAGGAACTCTCCAAAATATTCCTCCCCTTTGAACAAGCGGGCCATCCGGATCGATACCATCAAGGCACAGGATTAGGTTTAGCGATTAGCCATAACTTGACCGCAATGATGGGCGGCAAATTATCGGTTATCAGCCAACCCAACGAAGGCAGCGTCTTTTCTTTTACCCTCGCTCTGCCAGTAGTGCAACCCTATGCCCTAACTTCGGCATTTGAAACCTATGAAAACATCACAGGCTACTGTGGACAGCCCCGTACCATCTTGATCGTCGACGATCATTTGGATACTTGTGCGGGAATGATTGAGTTACTCAATGACTTAGGTTTTAAGACTTTGACGGCCATTGACGGTCAAGGGGGAATTAAAGTTGCTTTAGATCACCCCCCTGATCTGGTCATTTCTGATCTAATGATGCCCCATATGGATGGCTGTGCTTTGACCGAAGCCCTCCGACAACAGCCGTCTACAGCAGATATTCCCGTGATCATGTCTTCAGCCAGTGCTTATGGACCGGATCAATCCCGTAGTTTAGCTGCAGGTTGCAACGACTTTATTGCCAAGCCCTTACAGATGGATGAGTTAATCCAAAAATTGCAGCATCACTTAAACCTCAAATGGGTGACGACAGATAACGTTCCTGAGAATAAATTATCAACAAAGAGCCCTATTTCGCCTTCCAAGGAACCGAAGGTAGTCTGTCCTCCTCCGGTAGCGTTGAAAACACTATTAACGATGGCAAAT includes:
- the typA gene encoding translational GTPase TypA, with protein sequence MTLLPIRNVAIIAHVDHGKTTLVDALLKQAGTFREGEDVPDCVMDSNDLERERGITILSKNTAVTYKETLINIVDTPGHADFGGEVERVLGMVDGCLLIVDANEGPMPQTRFVLKKALEKGLRPIVLVNKIDRPQADPHGAVDKVLDLFIELGADDDQCDFPYLFASGLDGYAKEDLDAPGEDMKPLFESFLHHVPPPVGDPEKPLQLQVTTLDYSDYLGRIVIGKIHNGTINMGQQAALINEHGEMVKAKISKLMGFEGLSRVELETASAGNLVAIAGFANANIGETITCPNEPQALPLIKVDEPTLQMTFCVNDSPFAGQEGDFVTSRQIRDRLMRELETNVALRVEETDSPDQFAVSGRGELHLGILIETMRREGYEFQVSQPQVIYREVNGQPCEPYEYLVLDVPEEAVGGCIERLGQRRGEMQDMQVSNGRTQLEFVIPARGLIGFRGEFMRLTRGDGIMNHSFLEYREMAGDISSRRNGVIIAFEEGTATFYALKNAEDRGSFFIEPGIKVYKGMIVGEHNRPQNLDLNVCKTKHLTNHRSSTGDELVQLQAPVDMSLERALEYIGPDELVEVTPESVRLRKLEKKKLAKR
- a CDS encoding GAF domain-containing protein, with amino-acid sequence MAIRSVNSSTTSSVTPAELTLFNRLTTPVWIFDIEQMRMWWANTAALTLWNADSLEELLNRDWSDYSEATEIRLQSYLDKFRQGDSVTEQWTFYPKGGAAVSVRCIFSGIAIESGRLAMLSEGISDALEQVDVDSLCSLEALRHTTVMISLYDLEGHAILQNPAALQCYGDEVRFGSEQTFNRRFKDPNLAHQALSAVKAEEVFSVEVQVQTLQGMEWHGIDVRGTQNPRTGELAILVNEHNISDRKRAEIALNQLLRQEQQRTFEQLQQTQTDLHESQRLLQLILDTIPQSIFWKDRQSTYLGCNLAFAKDAGLLAPHQIVGLTDYDLPWLKEEADWYRQCDRKIMETVEPEDRIVETQIQADGRQIWIETSKLPLLNSTQEVVGILGFYEDITEREQSKEALQLVLEGTATKVGEAFFRTCTRALADTLNVRYAMITELIGITKDRVRTLAFWQGDIFGENFEYPLEETPCKDVIAGEACIYKDSVQQHFPNDADLVMLEAESYFGLPILNMSGQVLGHIAVLDTTPLKDISQYEMILQIFAARAAAEIERQQAQQALERQLYHANLLGQITRDIRQSLDAQKILDTAVRHIGQIFKVSRCHIHIYTRNPTPRLKVVAEYLAADMPSLLGQDIPVLNTPYIQQLLSVDQALPSTHVATDTTLHELRSLLTEAGLLSILSIRTSYLDEANGVIVLSQCDRTRDWTAEEISLLETVAGQVGIALAQANLLEREKHQRQQLILHYQQLQQEIKERQQAEQELELAKYSLDKAKDSIYLLDSTGKFLYANDRACHQLEYSPTEILTKRFGDIAPWITPQKLELLLKEIKDNQSITLEGVHRTKSGQIIPVEITSTYFQFQGEDRFSAVSRDITERKQAALALERQIQRETLLRKLTADIRQSLDTQKIFTTAVQMIGEVFNVSRCHIHSYTLGPIEEFPIVAEYLQPGCDSMWGTTIQANQLAHIQQMLSQEKALLTPNVYTDPLIYPSLENRSTQLKSILAVRTSYQGQPNGAIVLQHCQQNLNRQDFLQLPIAEQNDMLRQWTTDEVELIEALANQVGIALAHAKLLEQEKQQSHKLSEQNHELLVAKREAEFANQAKSEFLANMSHELRTPLNGILGYAQILQRSASLSPKDHKGIQVMHQCGQHLLTLIEDLLDLSKIEAQRMELHPDSFHFHEFLTGISELCKIKAQQKGLELITQFAPNLPQGVYADEQRLRQILLNILGNAVKFTDSGNVTFKVAITPRPLPSISQEDDLPHGETIQSIVFQVSDTGIGIVAQELSKIFLPFEQAGHPDRYHQGTGLGLAISHNLTAMMGGKLSVISQPNEGSVFSFTLALPVVQPYALTSAFETYENITGYCGQPRTILIVDDHLDTCAGMIELLNDLGFKTLTAIDGQGGIKVALDHPPDLVISDLMMPHMDGCALTEALRQQPSTADIPVIMSSASAYGPDQSRSLAAGCNDFIAKPLQMDELIQKLQHHLNLKWVTTDNVPENKLSTKSPISPSKEPKVVCPPPVALKTLLTMANKGSVFEIIDEISNIQAAHSQYKGFCQKIMDWAEKFEITKIQDFLHHKLNRID